A single window of Candidatus Omnitrophota bacterium DNA harbors:
- a CDS encoding ATP-binding protein, protein MLVEFSAANYLSFMNRTVLSLAASKDDSLAGNVIPSVQGTKLNLLKSAVLIGANSSGKSNWLRAMNYAASRVRYSHLTPEAGETGVVPFLFDENCSSRPSEFEIVFLKNGVRYIYGFAADALQTHEEWLFDYPKGQRRKLFYRRCAVGANESVYEYGNQWKKGKRGAIERLARPNVLFLTAAAQSGQETARCVYDWFDKDFLMAPCDGGSNAEVQYTLQLIHNRPEFKQKLLCFLNAADFNIMDFTIEKQSQGVLNSAKNGTERLACAAVIRRTADRFGNPTPVYFPWPEESEGFRKLFALAGPMMYALANGSVLLADSMDACLHPALIRRLIQSFHGGTNSQGAQLILSVQNDGLLDDELFRRDQVWFMEKHSASGASSLYSLWDFKKTRGGPENIRQGYRMGKYGAVPTVGTLLE, encoded by the coding sequence ATGCTGGTTGAATTCAGCGCCGCCAATTATCTTTCCTTCATGAATCGGACCGTCCTCAGCCTGGCTGCCTCCAAGGACGATTCGCTCGCCGGGAACGTTATTCCTTCCGTTCAGGGAACCAAACTGAATCTGCTAAAAAGCGCCGTCCTCATCGGCGCCAATTCTTCCGGCAAATCGAATTGGTTGCGGGCGATGAATTATGCGGCTTCCCGCGTGCGTTATTCTCATTTAACGCCGGAAGCAGGGGAAACCGGCGTAGTTCCTTTTTTATTCGACGAAAATTGCTCGTCCCGTCCCAGCGAATTCGAAATCGTATTTCTGAAAAATGGCGTCCGGTATATTTACGGTTTCGCCGCCGATGCCTTGCAGACGCATGAAGAATGGCTGTTCGACTACCCCAAAGGCCAGCGCCGAAAATTATTTTATCGCCGCTGCGCCGTGGGAGCGAATGAATCCGTTTATGAATACGGGAACCAATGGAAAAAGGGGAAAAGAGGCGCAATCGAACGTCTCGCCCGGCCTAATGTTCTGTTCCTCACCGCCGCCGCTCAATCCGGCCAGGAAACGGCTCGCTGCGTATACGATTGGTTCGATAAGGATTTCCTAATGGCGCCGTGCGATGGCGGTTCCAACGCAGAAGTCCAATATACGCTGCAACTGATCCATAATCGCCCGGAATTCAAACAAAAGCTGCTTTGTTTTTTGAACGCCGCCGATTTTAACATCATGGATTTTACAATAGAAAAACAATCGCAGGGGGTATTGAATTCTGCCAAAAATGGAACAGAGAGATTGGCCTGCGCAGCAGTCATCCGCCGGACAGCGGATCGCTTCGGCAATCCCACGCCGGTCTATTTTCCGTGGCCGGAAGAATCGGAAGGCTTTCGCAAACTCTTCGCGCTCGCCGGGCCGATGATGTACGCTCTCGCCAACGGAAGCGTATTGTTGGCCGACAGTATGGACGCCTGTCTGCATCCCGCCTTAATCCGGCGCTTGATCCAATCCTTTCACGGCGGGACGAATTCGCAGGGCGCCCAGTTGATCTTAAGCGTTCAAAACGATGGCTTGCTCGACGACGAGCTTTTCCGGCGGGATCAGGTCTGGTTCATGGAGAAGCATTCCGCCAGCGGCGCATCGTCTCTCTATTCGCTTTGGGATTTCAAGAAAACGCGCGGCGGGCCGGAAAATATTCGCCAAGGGTATCGGATGGGAAAATACGGGGCGGTTCCCACGGTGGGAACTCTTTTGGAATGA